The DNA segment CTACCCATGTGTTCTGTTTGCTACTTGATAATGGATGTAATGTTCACAGGTCACATTGACTTTTGGCAGCAGAAATGgaaaataatatttgaaataacAAACCTTGAATTTGTCTACGTTTTCAGAAAACAGGATGACATACAAAACCATTTCTCATGCCTGGGGATCCTCCTGAGTGAGTAGGAGTTATACGTGAATACAAATAGTATGCTATAGAGTGTCAGctatctattttatttagtaCACACACCCTCCTGTTGCTTGGAGTAAAACTGGTCATGCAGTAGGGATTTTGTTCTCTCActcccctgtcaatcagatTGACACTAACCAGTTGGTGTCTCTGAGCTCATGTAAGAGAAAGATACACTGCTCTGAGACCTATAATGCAACAGCAGTTCAAAATAGGCTGAGTCTGGGTGGCAAAATTTGTACTTCTATATGTACAATATAAAGCAATCAATGCACAGAAATGGTAACTTCATTTTGACCTCAACAAAAGGCTTAATTATCTGTGAGTCTCTGTGGCTTCACTTTCATACAGATTTCACAGTGTCTGAAGTAAAGGTGGATTATAAACATGGTTTCTCATATTTAGAATAGTTTTTACATTTATCCATAGATTAAATTACAAATTTAATGCtggttaatataaaaaattatacaatattAGCATGTAATCTAAAACCTTGATATAGAAAGATAAATATGGTCAGCTTCTCTAAAAGCTTCTGGTCAGCATCTGAGATTCCTGTACAAAGTTGCCAGCAGGAACTGTCTGTACTTTTATATCTTGATTTTTTCTATTCTTATGTTACTAATGTTACGAGATAGTCCCTGGGGTATGAGGCTTTTTTAAATGCTTGCTCTACCGGTGGTTTCTCCGGCTCAGCCATGTTCTGCTGTGTGGCGCGCCCAGGGTGGATAGACGAACGCAGTTTCTCCAGCACTGATTTCTTCTCTCCCGGCACTGCTGTGCTGGTCAGAGGCTTCACTGGATGAGGGCTGGGCAAACagcaataataagaaaaaatcaaACACCATAACACCTGTATAGTTTTAGTATTAGTTTAAACAAGCTTTGCAAAATATCAGCAGTAACAGTGAGTGGATTTATGTTAGATTTCAGTCGTAACatgctgagagagaaaaagagaataaaaaaaagtgtcagagAGAGATTTTAGGAAAGCTTCAATGATATCGCCTAATAACGTAAGAGAACAATTTCTGTAAAATACCCATGCATCTTAATTCATTGTGCATATTCTGATCAATCTCAGACTTTCACAACAAATCTTCAAGATAAATAAGGCATCCTCATGACTTTTCATATACATGAAAATTTTGGAGGCAGCATTTAACATGGACTATTAGAATTGGTGCTTACTCTGTCGAAAAACTCTAATAGATTGGAAACGACATTTACCAGCCTAACATATTGCCATACATTGTGTTGTAAAATACGATTGTGATTTACTGACACTAGATTAGCCTGAACAAAGGAATTAAACTGTCCTAAAGCACACTTCTATcatgactgatacatttcataTAACTCCGCAACAAAAGCTTGTGAAAGCAGGCTCTATTACTGTGAAGATatccatactgtacatcacaatATCAGGTGTCTGCCTACACAGAGGTCTGATATTCCTAATCTAGTATAAAACTGACAATAGTCTAAAACATCCATAAACAAAATATAGTTAGCCAATATTACATAATGGACtcagttatatatttttaaagcatgtCATAATCACAATATAAAGCAGTATTTTGGTCATATTGTGCAGCTTAAGTGGAAAGGATTTAAATGGCTGTCACCATGTTTGATTGGAATCCTGTTAACATGCAAGTTGACTGTTCCACATTTGGAATCCCTACTTTCACAGCACTTTAGCCATTTAAACACTCTAATGGTGAAAAGCACCAAGAAAATGTCAGCATTTCAGTTAACAGCTCATGCTCAACTCAAAGTCTCAAATTTAACTCACGCTTAAATCACCTCTAAATCCTTTATGCTGCCGTGAACCAGATGCACGAATAAtaagaagcaaaaacaaaaagcgAGAAACAAAGCAAACCAAAAGAAAAGACCAGCAAAGTAAAGAATCGCATGAGCAAAGTTGAACATAGCATTGTAACAGGAGATGGACAAAGAATAGAAAATAGGAAAGACCAAATTAGAAAGAGATGTCAAAGAATCAGAAGCTAACTGCTGCCTGGTgtatacacataaaaaaatgtatgtaatcaggTCCTCTTGCACCTGAGTGtctgaatggtgtgtgtgtctcaggtgagggaggaggagagaagtgAATACACTCTCTGAGGTCTCACCTGCTCTCCTCAGCGGGAGGGCGACTGCTAGCTGGCTCTGCCTCCTCTggggaaagtgtgtgctttgcAGTAGCCTGTAGCTGAGGTGTGGAGGTGGTGTTCGAGGCCTCGGTCAGAGTGCTTCCCAAAACAGGCTTTGTGGTTGGGTAATGCATAAGCGAGGATAGGCTGGGGTCAGAAGTGACATTAGGATGGAAGAAAGAAGGGGATGGACTCTTAGGCACAGATAGTGAAAGTTTGGTTAAACTAATGTTAGAGCTTGCTGTTGGTAGATTTGCGCTCGGGTCAGACTTGGGGGAATTTGTAGTGGAATGTGTTCTAATGCGTGCTGATCTAACTTCAGTTTTGGAAGGGCTTTGTGAGCCTCTCGGTGCTACTCGAGCATGCAAGTCCTCAAAACTGATGGCATCTGTGAGAGTCGAAGGTGATTCACTGATTTTGCAGTTCTCTGAAACAGTAACTTTCAAGCTATTCGCTTCTGGCATGACTTcatctttttttgtcttaatcTTGTCATAAATCAAACAGCATCCAACTTCATGTGGTGTATTGAAGCCTGCATTGTCTTCTGTTGCCTCAGGTTTAAACTGTGCCATCATATTTCCGTCATTCCTGTCTCGCTGGGGAATTATTTTTGGACTTACAGAGCTATCTTTGTAATTGGAATCCTCAGATTCAAACCTTACTGTAATATTTGAATGTGGCTGGATGCTGTGATGTTCTAAGTTGTCACAGGGTTTCTCATAATGGTTATTGTCGGACAATGCACTTGCAACAACAACAGTATCTGGAGTTTCTAGCTCTGCCATTCGGTTTAATAAATCTTGAGGAGGCACAGAGGAGAACCCACATACTGGCAAAATCGAAGATGGATCAAAATCTGCAGCAACTGGGCACTGGGTTGATGCCTTGTTACTGCCTTTGTTTATCATTCCAAACGTAGTCTGGTTCAAATCTGAATGAGAGCTGTCACAGTCAATAAAAGCAAACTGAGAAGTGTCatttgtattattgttattggaATCTTCATTAGTGATGTCTTCAGTAGTGATGATGCTTTTAATCTGTTGATCAGTAATGGGCTTTGGTGCGGAGGAGGATTCAGGATTTATCTGGACCTGAAAGTCACTGCACATTGATTCACTCACAGTTGTATCACAGTCTGAGAGGCAAAATGGAGTACTGGGCACAGTGTGATCACTTGCAGAATTCTGGgagttttgttgtgtgtgttcatacccAATTTGTGAATTCTTTAGTGCAAAATTTAGGCCTCTCTCAGTGAAAAATTTCTCTTGTCCATTTTCTAAAGTGTTCAGATTTTCATCTCTGGtcatttgtacagtatgtgaagtTGGATAAATGTTCACATTCTGCTCCAGAGTAGCACAGTGCAAATCTTTACCTAAATGGGAAACTTTGTTGTTTGCATCTCTATACCTCTCTCGATGTCGTATTGAAGCTAAATCTGTTTGGAAAAGCACACAAGCTTCTTTTTGGACTGCAAGCTCCTGTGCCCGGTCTAGCCAGCTGTCTGAGCACCTCTCTTGAAAGGGCACTGGGGTCCTCATTGGCCTTCGTGATGCTAAAACAGGTAGATTATAGTCCTTGGAGGTTCTTTCATCACCTATATTCCGCATTTTTGGTTCAGTACTACAGTATTCAACTGGATAAGTGTTGGAAGGTGAAGAAGAGATTGTGGCTGAGAGCGGTCGAGTGGGAGTTCCAACTGGCGATTTAAGACGGCTAGTGGCCAAAGCTTCAAATTCATCCCATTCACCCATACTCTCAGACAAAGGATGGCTTGCTTGCATTGCATTATTAGAGTTCACAGTGGTAGTCTCTGGTGTTAAGGCAGGGAGGGACCTCTGCTTAGCTACACTCCGtggcctctctctctttatagaaaacattttgtttggtgtGATATCACGAACAGTACTTGGAAGCCCAATCCTCCCAGGAAATGCTGGGTAATGGTTGAATGGAGAGTTATGGCAATCGGAAATCGCAGGAGGAGATTTCAAAGCTTCTTCTGCTATGAGCTCCTCAAAAAAGGGGTTCCTTTGGAGTCGTGTTAGGAAAGGATTGGTAGGGGAGATGGAGGCTGGTGGAGGTGAGGGATGGGAGAATGGATTAGAGTCTGAACCAACAGGAAATGATGTAGTAGCAGAAACTAGGGGAAGAGAGCGTGGTGATTGAGTGGAGTGGCAGGGAGAGAGGGAAGCGGATGTTTCTGGGCTGCTTTCTACTTTAGGAGGAACTCCCAGCCTGTGGAGGGAAGGCACAAGTAGTCCTCTTAGTCAAATCAATGTGTATTAGGGCCATAACTGTTGCTaaagggatttaaaaaaattctttgttAGATACAAAAAAACCTCTTGACATAAGTGAAACATATGTTAAAGGCTAAAGTGTTTGACTGGTTCATGGAGTTACTACTTATTTTTTGGTCTATTGAGGCATGGCATGATTTAGACTTGAcatgattttcttttaacaaaTGAGTTAGTACTCTAAAGAAATCTGAATTATTCAGCATTAAAATGTCCATTCCTGTTACATTCAgaatgtacataactgatcgttcatattctatattcatattttatatattttattcattctatattcatattttatactcatcctgtctatattgtatctcatcgtttGCATtgtttgagagtcacaaactgctggaaccaaattccttgtgtgtgtcaagacacttggccaataaatctgattctgattcagaaaATGCTGAGAAAATAGTGGAAAAACCTGACACCCTAAAATATTGATACCACTATTTGCTGCAAGTGAAATGGAAGTGTAATCTATaacaaaacagtaaaatgtgtcCAGTCTCCATAGAACATGCTAtttcacagacaaaaaaagTACTTAGCAACATAAAATCAAAACACATCAAAATTAAACAAGGGTGAAAACGAACCAAGCAATTGATAAACCTTCTAAGCTGTGTTCATGCACAAACATTccaaatgtatattaaaatacaaagcATTGTCCATAATGGATGCTTTCTTCTGCAAAAATACATAACAGAAAATGTTTGCAGGCTTGTAACACTTGATGATTGACACATGgtaaacatgtttaaaagataAAACAGATAACAGTTCCAGTATATTCCACCGAGCCTGAAAAATGCAGACACATTTTTAGACCATTAACTGTAAACATGTATAAATACTCATATTGAACAGAGATTTAGAGACAACATTACAAAGGTCAGGTAGTTTGTATTTTTGGATTCAGTGTAACTTAAGTGCTTAAGCGCAGTCACTCACCTTGGCTTGTTTTGGCTGTCAGCGGAACCGAACCATCCACGTAGACGTCCCTCCTGACCCTGCTCCGGTTTGGCTGGGAGAGAGTCACTCCTCCCACTGGAGAACAAAGTCTTCCTCAGCTTCTTCCCTTTATCTGCAACATCTGAGGTGGAAGAAGCCATCGCCAGAGGGGCAGTGGCATGCACCGGCTTCCCATCTGAGGAGTTGACTCCCATAGCCAGGGCTGAGAAACCCTCAGCATCTCCCTCAAGGTCCTTTTTGCTCTTATCAATGGAGCTGCGCCTCTGGGTGTCTTCACTGCGGCGAGTAAGATTCTGCAATGAGCGTGATAAAGGAGAGCATTTCTCTAGTAGCGTTCTCTTGATTGGCAGACTCCCGGGTCCTTTGGAGTAGATGGGTTCAGAGTAAACATGGCTGCCATTGATGCAGAGGGTGGACTTTGAAAGCACTGTGTTCTGGCCTTTTACACTCTCTACAGCCATATTTTGACGTGCGGCAACTGTGATCTTACTGGCCTCGTCACTGTGTGCACGCTTGTGGGTCATCACTTTAGGAGCCGTAAACACTGTGTGGACAGACCGAGAAAAAACAAGACAGGAAGAATCAACAGAGGGTGAGCTGAAGCAAAACAAGGTACTGACTTCACCAAGCTTAGAAAATATGATTGAAATAAAGCTATAGTCATggactaacatttttttttctacctatATAAATTCCAaatctatactgtatgtatcttGCTTTAGTGCTTTAACTTGCTTTAGTGATTGATTGGATTAGACTACTTGGTGCTGCCCCACTGCACCTACAGTAATAAAGCATGCTGCTACCCAAATGAACAGCATATGTTCCCCCGGTCTCCTACCCTTTACTCCACCATCTGAGTCAGTGCGGAAAGGCTCCACCACTCTGCTGCTGTAGACAGGTGTGCTGCATAGCTCTATGGGAACAAAAGGATCCCCTGCTGACGATGCCATACTGCTTTCAGAGGCCAACGAGGAACAGGAGCGTGTGTCTGAGTTCTTTCGCAACTTTCCCTTCAGAAAGAAGCCCTTCACCTTGCCCTTGCCTTCGTCAGTACACTCATCTTGTGCTGGGTTCCCCACCCCACCATCCTCTTGGAACGCCTGGCTTGTTGAGCCTGACAGAGCAGCATAGCGGCCAGGGAGGATAGCTGAGGAAGACTCCACATCTCCTTTTTTCTTGCCTGTGACACGGTCTTTCAGCTTGCCAAAGGCTGAGCGAGGCTTGTCCTGGACGGTCAGATCATACATGCTAGCTGTCATATTATTGCGAGTAAACTGGATGGTAAGCTGCAATTCTCCTCGCTCCTTCTCCTTCCTTCCAGATTTAGAGTGCAACTTTAGCCACCTATACcacagacacagaacacacacacacacttcaggacACAATCTGCATGTACAGTATTCACATATCTttacttttgtattattttgttgttaaagACCTGGATGAAATTATTGTTTtccatacagaaaataaacgTATGTCTGTACTGAATTTCACATGTCTACATGGGTTTCCTCCATGTTCACTTGTTCTATTCTAACTGTAGTTGGATTTGCTATGATAATTGAtgcctaggtgtgaatgagtgtactAGACTGGAGCTCCATCTAGGGTGTATTACAGCATTGCATGCtgagatgaataaaacatgctGTATTAACAAAAAAGAGCATAAAATACTTTcacctttaaaaataaagtccCAATTTTCCCATCATTTACCCAAAAGGTCAGGCCAGAACTTTGTTGAAGAAATTTATTGAAGAATGGTGTCTGTGATTACAGCCTCACATCATCCTGTGTGATACTCCTGTGCAAGTTTGTTCTAACCGGATTTGGAGATCATCCTCTCTGAAAAGGATCAAACTAACCAGAACCGGATGAGATCATTGCTGTTATTTTCAGTAATCTCCAGAGGTGTCCAAGTGGGTTTAAGTCTGGTCTCTGACATGGTATAAGGCTGCTGCCACTGTGCTTCACTGTATGCAGGAGATTTGCACAGAGCCTGGCTTCTTTAAGTTGCATTGCTTGGTGTTCATAACAAAGAGTTCAATCTTATTTCATAGAATCTTGTTTCTCATAACCTGAGAGTTAAATACCTACTTTACGTTGGTATTTAGTAAAATCCCAGCAAGATGTCAGGCTTCTGTCTGGCCTTTACAATTAATGGCTAATTGGTTGTACTGCAGAGATGACTATCATTCTGATAAGTTCTTCCTTCACCACAAAGGACCTCTGAGTCATAGTGACCTCAATGGTTTTTGGTTACTTCcctgacttcctgttttcttGGCTGAagtcataaaaaaaagtacaagcTTTCTAGATCTTTTAGATTAGTACACAGTAAATACTTCTTAGTATATACACAACTGAAAACACAGCTTATGATAACAACCatgataacatttttaaaaacctttttaaagAGAAGTCAACAGAGCTGTTTTACATTTGTATGATATCTCGATGCCTCATCACAGTGTAAAATATGAACTGTAGAATTGCTGAAACTTTTTACATCTCAGTGGTGAAACCTGCTGGCCAGTGTGTTAGACTCTGCCCTACTACCTAGGAGATAACATATAGTGCCAAGTAAAATACCGGCCTAAAgttaaaaaaagcagaaaaactcTTATAGGAGCCAAGCATAAATCATAGCTCTGCCCAGAAAGAGGTGAAATGCCTCTGACACATTGGGTTTATACACCAATGTGCCTTTGTTTTAAACAGGAGCAGTGTTCCAAGTATTTCCTCCACTTCCAGTCTCACACAGAGCTCCTCAAAGGAGCACAAATCAGACACGTGCGGAGGCCAACAAAAATGacgagaaagagagtgagttagagaaagagaaacagaggggTGGGTACTTCTCTAAACAAAATTAAAGCCAgatgtttgctttgtttctgcACTCTTACACCACTGTCTGCTGACAGGATACTGTGGGAAGAGTTGGATCTTCCCCTTGTGTCCCTGCACGTGACTCTGACAAGTCAAAAACAATGCAGGCTCTGACAGCCAGAGGAACCAACACTCTGTGTTCTGGACTTTTCCTTGTAAACACAGCAGATGCTTTCACAATAGCTAAAGGGGTACAAGATGAatataacagaaagaaatatatcATAACT comes from the Tachysurus fulvidraco isolate hzauxx_2018 chromosome 17, HZAU_PFXX_2.0, whole genome shotgun sequence genome and includes:
- the LOC113635954 gene encoding rab11 family-interacting protein 5 isoform X2 translates to MPLISLDDEDQRWVPTHVNVTVIRARALRTKGKQGSRYLYTVMQLGKLKYTTGLAEKSTEPEWNEECSLELQPGLLEYAGAHPHGSGDLILTVMLRVLIGLDVFLGEAVVPLDKLFQSGTCPRNEWLKLHSKSGRKEKERGELQLTIQFTRNNMTASMYDLTVQDKPRSAFGKLKDRVTGKKKGDVESSSAILPGRYAALSGSTSQAFQEDGGVGNPAQDECTDEGKGKVKGFFLKGKLRKNSDTRSCSSLASESSMASSAGDPFVPIELCSTPVYSSRVVEPFRTDSDGGVKVFTAPKVMTHKRAHSDEASKITVAARQNMAVESVKGQNTVLSKSTLCINGSHVYSEPIYSKGPGSLPIKRTLLEKCSPLSRSLQNLTRRSEDTQRRSSIDKSKKDLEGDAEGFSALAMGVNSSDGKPVHATAPLAMASSTSDVADKGKKLRKTLFSSGRSDSLPAKPEQGQEGRLRGWFGSADSQNKPSPHPVKPLTSTAVPGEKKSVLEKLRSSIHPGRATQQNMAEPEKPPVWMTEAHTHYQTLSNMELIALLLQQEMDAERQRAESELQATLLEKREAEVKKLKVQVRDLEDYIDKLLVQIMEQTPTLLQIRARPK
- the LOC113635954 gene encoding uncharacterized protein LOC113635954 isoform X1; amino-acid sequence: MPLISLDDEDQRWVPTHVNVTVIRARALRTKGKQGSRYLYTVMQLGKLKYTTGLAEKSTEPEWNEECSLELQPGLLEYAGAHPHGSGDLILTVMLRVLIGLDVFLGEAVVPLDKLFQSGTCPRNEWLKLHSKSGRKEKERGELQLTIQFTRNNMTASMYDLTVQDKPRSAFGKLKDRVTGKKKGDVESSSAILPGRYAALSGSTSQAFQEDGGVGNPAQDECTDEGKGKVKGFFLKGKLRKNSDTRSCSSLASESSMASSAGDPFVPIELCSTPVYSSRVVEPFRTDSDGGVKVFTAPKVMTHKRAHSDEASKITVAARQNMAVESVKGQNTVLSKSTLCINGSHVYSEPIYSKGPGSLPIKRTLLEKCSPLSRSLQNLTRRSEDTQRRSSIDKSKKDLEGDAEGFSALAMGVNSSDGKPVHATAPLAMASSTSDVADKGKKLRKTLFSSGRSDSLPAKPEQGQEGRLRGWFGSADSQNKPRLGVPPKVESSPETSASLSPCHSTQSPRSLPLVSATTSFPVGSDSNPFSHPSPPPASISPTNPFLTRLQRNPFFEELIAEEALKSPPAISDCHNSPFNHYPAFPGRIGLPSTVRDITPNKMFSIKRERPRSVAKQRSLPALTPETTTVNSNNAMQASHPLSESMGEWDEFEALATSRLKSPVGTPTRPLSATISSSPSNTYPVEYCSTEPKMRNIGDERTSKDYNLPVLASRRPMRTPVPFQERCSDSWLDRAQELAVQKEACVLFQTDLASIRHRERYRDANNKVSHLGKDLHCATLEQNVNIYPTSHTVQMTRDENLNTLENGQEKFFTERGLNFALKNSQIGYEHTQQNSQNSASDHTVPSTPFCLSDCDTTVSESMCSDFQVQINPESSSAPKPITDQQIKSIITTEDITNEDSNNNNTNDTSQFAFIDCDSSHSDLNQTTFGMINKGSNKASTQCPVAADFDPSSILPVCGFSSVPPQDLLNRMAELETPDTVVVASALSDNNHYEKPCDNLEHHSIQPHSNITVRFESEDSNYKDSSVSPKIIPQRDRNDGNMMAQFKPEATEDNAGFNTPHEVGCCLIYDKIKTKKDEVMPEANSLKVTVSENCKISESPSTLTDAISFEDLHARVAPRGSQSPSKTEVRSARIRTHSTTNSPKSDPSANLPTASSNISLTKLSLSVPKSPSPSFFHPNVTSDPSLSSLMHYPTTKPVLGSTLTEASNTTSTPQLQATAKHTLSPEEAEPASSRPPAEESSPHPVKPLTSTAVPGEKKSVLEKLRSSIHPGRATQQNMAEPEKPPVWMTEAHTHYQTLSNMELIALLLQQEMDAERQRAESELQATLLEKREAEVKKLKVQVRDLEDYIDKLLVQIMEQTPTLLQIRARPK